The proteins below are encoded in one region of Helianthus annuus cultivar XRQ/B chromosome 2, HanXRQr2.0-SUNRISE, whole genome shotgun sequence:
- the LOC110924968 gene encoding zinc finger MYM-type protein 1 — protein sequence MQKNISSFFQRQPPPNIESSSSTSKPLKIVLDDLPWDPSERKPISSYHPSQKDEIRRTYLLRGPCQPKGKKTDFPQTLIGNSDKLRRFNPKWYTEKHGNWLEYSVKADRVYCLYCYLFKESGQKDAFASEGVQCWHRKEERFEIHVGKSNSFHNRAVQKGEDLLKEAQSIPAVQKKPEQNKEYRIRLSTSVILAKGLLNGGLPFRGHDESEASLYRGHFIEFLKLFAQINEEIAKYILSNAPKNCQMTAPSIQKDICNCFAEEVLKMIFEELGDDVFSLLVDESRDISKKEQMAVVLRFVDKLGFVKERYIGVVHVMETTALSLKSAIDELFAHRNLNLGRVRGQGYDGASNMSGEFNGLKTLILKENSSAYYVHCFAHQLQLVVVALANKHLEICRFFKEITDLINVVGASCKRIDLLRESQRELLALNPEVVIGSGNNQEMALTRPGDTRWSSHEKTLLCLLTLYPCVIEVLEYIETSAWEPIHKTQANGLQLYMKSFKFVFYLHLMKHILGVTNLLCVALQRKNQDILNAVELVRSTKEELQRYRLEGFDSLLKDVTSFCDKYDIEMINMEDEYVDPKNRRRKTNITNRHHFVVNNFNTVLDMQIQELGNRFNEVTTNLLTCMSSLSPRDNFSSFNKLNLLKLAEMYPYDFTFDEKDKLIDELGHYISNMKRDSRFDNLNGVSDLAKRMVETRKHIEYQLVYRLIKLSLVLPVATASVERSFSSMKLVKTELRNRMGDGYMNDSCICYIEKEFLQQVSVESVMQRFQKMKTRRQQL from the coding sequence ATGCAGAAGAATATTTCAAGTTTCTTTCAAAGGCAACCACCACCTAACATTGAATCGTCATCTTCAACTAGTAAACCCTTGAAAATCGTTTTGGATGATCTTCCGTGGGATCCTTCCGAAAGGAAACCAATTTCATCTTATCACCCTAGTCAAAAAGATGAAATTAGACGAACATATTTGCTTCGAGGTCCATGTCAACCGAAAGGGAAAAAAACAGATTTTCCACAAACACTTATTGGTAATAGTGATAAGTTAAGACGGTTCAATCCAAAATGGTACACAGAAAAGCATGGAAATTGGTTGGAATATAGTGTCAAAGCGGATAGAGTGTATTGCTTATATTGTTACTTATTCAAAGAAAGTGGACAAAAAGATGCATTTGCGAGTGAGGGGGTACAATGTTGGCATAGGAAAGAAGAAAGATTCGAAATTCATGTTGGTAAAAGCAATAGTTTTCACAACAGGGCGGTTCAAAAAGGAGAAGACTTACTTAAAGAAGCCCAATCTATACCAGCGGTTCAAAAAAAACCCGAGCAAAACAAAGAATATAGAATCCGATTAAGTACTTCGGTTATACTCGCTAAAGGATTGTTGAATGGCGGATTACCTTTTCGGGGTCATGATGAATCTGAAGCATCCTTATATAGAGGACATTTCATAGAGTTTTTAAAATTGTTCGCACAAATAAATGAAGAAATTGCAAAGTATATATTAAGTAATGCTCCGAAGAATTGCCAAATGACGGCTCCATCAATACAAAAAGACATTTGTAATTGTTTTGCAGAAGAAGTGTTAAAGATGATATTTGAAGAGCTTGGTGATGATGTCTTTTCTTTATTAGTTGATGAATCGAGGGATATTTctaaaaaggaacaaatggccgTGGTTTTGAGATTTGTTGATAAATTAGGATTTGTGAAGGAGCGATATATTGGTGTAGTTCATGTTATGGAAACAACCGCTTTATCTCTTAAATCTGCAATTGATGAATTATTTGCTCACCGCAATTTAAATTTGGGTAGGGTTAGAGGCCAAGGATATGACGGTGCAAGCAACATGTCCGGTGAGTTTAATGGTTTgaaaactttgattttgaaagaaaattcttCGGCATATTATGTTCATTGTTTTGCCCACCAACTTCAACTTGTTGTTGTGGCCCTTGCAAACAAGCATCTTGAAATTTGTAGATTTTTTAAGGAAATAACAGATTTAATAAATGTTGTTGGTGCATCGTGCAAACGAATAGATTTGCTAAGAGAAAGTCAAAGAGAGCTTTTGGCATTGAATCCGGAAGTTGTAATCGGAAGTGGAAATAATCAAGAAATGGCACTTACAAGACCCGGAGATACACGTTGGAGCTCTCACGAAAAAACACTTCTTTGTTTGCTTACCTTATATCCTTGTGTTATTGAAGTGCTTGAATATATAGAAACTTCGGCATGGGAACCAATTCACAAAACTCAAGCAAATGGACTTCAATTATACATGAAAAGTTTCAAGTTTGTATTTTATTTACATTTGATGAAACATATCTTGGGAGTTACTAACTTATTGTGTGTCGCTCTTCAAAGAAAGAATCAAGATATTTTGAATGCAGTTGAGTTGGTTAGATCTACCAAAGAAGAATTACAAAGGTATCGACTTGAAGGCTTTGACTCACTTTTAAAAGATGTCACATCCTTTTGTGACAAGTATGATATTGAGATGATTAACATGGAAGATGAGTATGTTGACCCGAAAAACAGAAGAAGAAAGACCAATATCACCAATCGTCATCATTTTGTGGTCAATAATTTCAACACGGTTCTCGACATGCAAATTCAAGAGCTTGGAAACCGTTTTAACGAGGTAACCACTAACTTGCTTACGTGTATGAGTTCTTTGAGCCCGCGTGATAATTTTAGTTCCTTTAATAAACTAAACTTGCTAAAGTTGGCCGAAATGTATCCGTATGATTTTACTTTTGATGAAAAAGATAAGCTTATCGATGAACTCGGCCACTACATTTCTAATATGAAAAGAGATAGTCGGTTTGATAACCTGAATGGGGTTAGTGATCTTGCCAAAAGGATGGTGGAAACAAGGAAACACATTGAGTATCAGTTGGTCTATCGTTTAATAAAGTTGTCACTAGTTTTACCGGTTGCAACGGCTAGTGTTGAAAGGAGTTTTTCTTCAATGAAGCTTGTGAAGACAGAATTGCGTAATAGGATGGGTGATGGATACATGAACGATTCTTGCATTTGTTACATTGAAAAGGAGTTCTTACAACAAGTTTCCGTTGAGAGTGTAATGCAACGTTTTCAAAAGATGAAAACCCGTCGTCAACAACTTTAG
- the LOC110923011 gene encoding uncharacterized acetyltransferase At3g50280, with translation MESANVKTISDCFIKPKFITAQAKKPTYFSPWDLAMINVNYIQKGLLYPLPDDQNFSITTFLDDLKDSLSATLTHFHPLAARLATLKQQNPPSLAIFINPDNSPGARFIHSSVNLTVDDILTPNDVPLVVQSFFDHHKAIDHDGHEQSLLSVQVTELIDGIFIGCSINHMVVDGTSFWHFFNSWSEMFRSKRGNDLLDPISRPPVIERWVPAGSKPILTLPFMHQDEFIDRPNPPVLRERIFRFTSDSLAKLKAKVNSECKTTKISTLQSLSALVWRCMTRARQFPADKETGCRLAVNNRRRLSPPLPDNYFGNCIQLLRVTTTAGELLDQGIGWTAWRLHEAVINHGDKEIREYIDSWVNSPFVYKMGVFFVGDSIQMGSSPRFDMYGNEFGLGKGLAVLSGYANKFDGKVTLYAGQKGGGTMDLEVCMLPENMAAFESDEEFMSVVRGDNGS, from the exons ATGGAGTCTGCAAATGTTAAAACCATTTCAGACTGTTTCATCAAACCAAAATTCATAACCGCACAAGCCAAAAAACCAACTTACTTCTCCCCATGGGACCTAGCCATGATCAACGTAAACTACATCCAAAAGGGTCTCCTATACCCTTTGCCAGATGATCAAAATTTCTCCATAACCACCTTCTTGGACGACCTCAAAGACTCGCTTTCCGCCACACTTACTCACTTCCACCCGCTTGCGGCCCGTCTAGCCACCTTAAAACAACAAAACCCGCCTTCTTTAGCCATCTTTATCAACCCGGACAACAGCCCGGGAGCAAGATTCATACATTCCTCCGTTAACTTAACCGTGGATGATATCCTTACACCGAATGATGTCCCGTTGGTTGTGCAATCATTTTTTGATCATCATAAAGCTATTGATCATGATGGGCATGAACAGTCGTTGTTGTCTGTTCAGGTGACCGAGCTTATTGATGGAATCTTTATCGGGTGTTCGATTAATCATATGGTGGTTGATGGAACTTCGTTTTGGCATTTTTTTAACTCATGGTCGGAGATGTTTCGATCCAAAAGGGGAAATGATCTTTTGGATCCTATCTCGCGGCCTCCGGTTATAGAAAGATGGGTTCCGGCGGGATCCAAACCGATACTGACCCTACCGTTTATGCATCAGGATGAGTTTATTGATAGACCAAATCCACCAGTGTTGAGAGAGCGAATATTTCGGTTCACGTCCGATTCTCTGGCTAAACTCAAAGCAAAGGTGAATTCGGAATGTAAAACTACAAAGATATCCACTTTGCAGTCCCTCTCAGCTCTTGTGTGGCGGTGCATGACGCGTGCCAGGCAGTTTCCGGCTGATAAAGAAACTGGTTGTAG GTTGGCTGTGAACAACAGAAGAAGGCTATCCCCACCTTTACCAGACAATTACTTCGGTAATTGTATTCAATTGTTGAGGGTAACAACAACCGCGGGGGAGCTGCTCGATCAAGGTATCGGGTGGACAGCATGGCGGTTGCACGAGGCGGTGATTAACCATGGTGATAAGGAGATCAGGGAGTATATAGATTCGTGGGTAAATAGCCCATTTGTGTATAAAATGGGTGTGTTTTTTGTTGGAGATAGTATACAGATGGGGAGCTCACCTAGGTTTGACATGTATGGAAACGAATTTGGATTGGGGAAAGGATTAGCGGTTTTGAGTGGGTATGCTAATAAGTTTGATGGGAAGGTGACATTGTATGCCGGACAGAAGGGTGGAGGAACCATGGATTTAGAAGTGTGCATGTTGCCCGAAAACATGGCGGCTTTTGAATCTGATGAAGAATTTATGAGTGTTGTTAGAGGTGACAATGGGTCTTAA